One window from the genome of Streptomyces sp. NBC_00287 encodes:
- a CDS encoding sensor histidine kinase, translating to MSSGIPLRKRLLVRLLIASVLIAVCSVAATAWLAVETTTRALREEQGQVLADDMDVLDRLSGYAATHPDWQGVEDTLRELSDRIGRRIALTTADRKVIADSAAPGTPLPPRAAATVDPLTTDTHTDRGAQRGGIDPRVVGPYRLPAAERAGLDRLAGERRECFARNGVNATVERTPTGRPVLTDDDGSAVDYVPLECADGRLNTPTATENKALAELTEHARGCLDERGLEFREPLFVSVDVTDRGMDSRYLLAKLGTQPQERAQQQAQACLDRARRAQLDPYVAPAADLFLGVGDRPAVRFDLSPANWTKVVGAAGLVLAVTVAVTAAVATRLVRPLRALTAAAQQPPDRHVRVPVTTRDETGILAAAFNELTERRARLEAQRKAMVSDIAHELRSPLTNIRGWLEVTRDGVVDPDPALLASLHDEALVLQRVIDDLQDLADADAGTLRLHREPVRADELLDQVAAAHRVAADAADVTLRTTAEGTPWLDADPVRMRQALGNLVSNALRHTPSGGTVTLAARRDGDDVVLDVIDTGTGIAPEDLPHVFDRFWRAEKSRSRRTGGSGLGLPIVRHLLAAHGGTAEARSQPGTGSVFTLRLPRGEAPEG from the coding sequence ATGAGCTCCGGCATACCGCTGCGCAAGCGGCTCCTGGTCCGGCTGCTGATCGCCTCGGTGCTGATCGCGGTGTGCTCGGTGGCGGCGACGGCGTGGCTGGCGGTGGAGACCACGACCCGCGCCCTGCGCGAGGAGCAGGGCCAGGTCCTCGCCGACGACATGGACGTCCTCGACCGGCTCAGTGGCTACGCGGCGACCCACCCCGACTGGCAGGGCGTCGAGGACACCCTGCGCGAGCTGTCCGACCGGATCGGCCGGCGCATCGCCCTGACCACCGCCGACCGCAAGGTGATCGCCGACTCCGCGGCACCCGGCACCCCGCTGCCGCCGCGCGCCGCCGCCACCGTCGACCCGCTGACCACCGACACCCACACCGACCGCGGCGCCCAGCGCGGCGGCATCGACCCCCGAGTGGTCGGCCCCTACCGGCTGCCCGCCGCCGAGCGCGCCGGGCTCGACCGCCTCGCCGGCGAGCGGCGCGAGTGCTTCGCCCGTAACGGCGTCAACGCGACCGTGGAGCGCACCCCGACCGGCCGCCCGGTCCTCACCGACGACGACGGCAGCGCCGTCGATTACGTGCCCCTGGAGTGCGCCGACGGACGGCTCAACACCCCCACCGCCACCGAGAACAAGGCGCTGGCGGAGCTGACCGAGCACGCCCGCGGATGTCTGGACGAGCGCGGACTGGAGTTCCGCGAGCCGCTGTTCGTCTCCGTCGACGTCACCGACCGGGGGATGGACTCCCGGTACCTCCTGGCCAAGCTGGGCACGCAGCCGCAAGAGCGCGCCCAGCAGCAGGCGCAGGCCTGCCTCGACCGGGCCCGCCGGGCCCAGCTCGACCCCTATGTCGCCCCGGCCGCCGACCTGTTCCTCGGCGTCGGGGACCGGCCCGCCGTGCGCTTCGACCTGTCCCCGGCCAACTGGACCAAGGTCGTGGGCGCCGCGGGACTCGTACTCGCCGTCACCGTGGCCGTGACCGCCGCCGTTGCCACCCGGCTGGTCAGACCGCTGCGGGCGCTGACCGCCGCCGCACAGCAGCCCCCGGACCGGCATGTGCGGGTGCCCGTCACCACCCGCGACGAGACCGGGATCCTCGCGGCGGCCTTCAACGAACTCACCGAGCGCCGCGCCCGGTTGGAGGCCCAGCGCAAGGCGATGGTCAGCGACATCGCCCACGAACTGCGCAGCCCTCTCACCAACATCCGTGGCTGGCTCGAGGTCACCCGGGACGGCGTCGTCGACCCCGACCCCGCCCTGCTGGCCTCCCTGCACGACGAGGCGCTCGTCCTCCAGCGCGTCATCGACGATCTCCAGGACCTCGCCGACGCCGACGCCGGCACCCTGCGGCTGCACCGCGAACCCGTCCGCGCCGACGAACTCCTCGACCAGGTCGCCGCCGCCCACCGCGTCGCCGCCGACGCGGCGGACGTCACCCTGCGCACCACGGCCGAGGGCACCCCCTGGCTGGACGCCGACCCCGTCCGGATGCGCCAGGCGCTCGGCAACCTCGTCTCCAACGCGCTCAGACACACCCCGTCCGGCGGCACCGTCACCCTGGCCGCCCGCCGCGACGGCGACGACGTCGTCCTGGACGTCATCGACACCGGTACCGGCATCGCTCCCGAGGACCTGCCGCATGTCTTCGACCGGTTCTGGCGGGCGGAGAAGTCCCGCAGTCGCCGCACCGGCGGCAGCGGACTCGGACTGCCCATCGTCCGCCACCTGCTGGCCGCACACGGCGGTACGGCCGAGGCGAGGAGCCAGCCCGGCACCGGCTCGGTGTTCACCTTGCGACTGCCGCGAGGCGAAGCACCGGAGGGCTAA
- a CDS encoding response regulator transcription factor, translating to MCAFVLVAEDDEMQAELIRRSLLAEGHSATVVHDGAAALDAARRLRPDLVVLDLMLPVIDGFGVCRVLRRNPENPDIPVLMLTARSAEDDVLLGLELGADDYMTKPYSPRELMARIRTVLRRSGRAADRREDPVVRAAGLAVDAARHEVRCDGEPVECTPAEFQILLAMTAEPERVFSRRQLLECTRGTDRASTERAVDVHIMNLRRKIEADPRRPVRLLTVFGVGYKLSGGRG from the coding sequence GTGTGCGCATTTGTGCTGGTTGCCGAGGACGACGAGATGCAGGCCGAACTCATACGGCGCTCCCTGCTGGCGGAGGGTCACAGCGCCACGGTGGTCCACGACGGCGCGGCTGCCCTGGACGCGGCCCGTCGGCTGCGCCCCGATCTCGTCGTGCTGGATCTGATGCTTCCGGTGATCGACGGCTTCGGGGTGTGCCGGGTGCTGCGCCGGAACCCCGAGAATCCGGACATCCCGGTGCTGATGCTCACCGCCCGCTCCGCCGAGGACGACGTCCTGCTGGGCCTGGAGCTCGGCGCCGACGACTACATGACCAAGCCGTACAGCCCGCGCGAGTTGATGGCCCGGATCCGTACGGTGCTGCGGCGCAGCGGACGGGCCGCCGACCGGCGGGAGGATCCCGTCGTACGGGCCGCGGGGCTCGCCGTCGATGCGGCGCGGCACGAGGTGCGCTGTGACGGGGAGCCGGTGGAGTGCACGCCGGCCGAGTTCCAGATCCTGCTCGCCATGACCGCCGAGCCGGAGCGGGTGTTCTCCCGGCGGCAGTTGCTGGAGTGCACGCGGGGCACGGACCGGGCCTCGACCGAACGGGCCGTGGACGTCCACATCATGAATCTGCGCCGCAAGATCGAGGCCGACCCGCGGCGGCCGGTCCGGCTGCTGACGGTGTTCGGGGTGGGCTACAAGCTGAGCGGCGGCCGCGGATGA
- a CDS encoding L,D-transpeptidase family protein: MITPNPRAALLAAALLLTGCGAEAARTPAHAPMRQQTPAPEISLDLAPQQLPGLGPKTWAEVPTGARQAVVVTGRGKNSSRSTAVLYERTDAGWEARETWPAHNALRGWTDQHRAGDLRTPIGVFALTDAGGRLRDPGTRLPYDHGVGFTATGTGFEGEPLAGSFDYVVAINYNRKPGTSPLDWTRPLGDGRGGGIWLHVDHDGPTQGCVSIAKDHMKALLLALDPDKKPVVVMGDADSLAR; this comes from the coding sequence ATGATCACCCCGAACCCTCGGGCCGCCCTGCTGGCCGCCGCCCTCCTGCTCACCGGATGCGGCGCCGAAGCAGCGCGGACCCCGGCCCACGCCCCGATGCGGCAGCAGACGCCCGCACCCGAGATCTCCCTCGACCTGGCCCCACAGCAACTGCCCGGGCTCGGGCCCAAGACCTGGGCCGAGGTCCCGACCGGCGCCCGCCAGGCCGTCGTGGTCACCGGACGCGGCAAGAACTCCTCGCGGTCCACAGCCGTCCTGTACGAGCGCACCGACGCCGGCTGGGAGGCCCGCGAGACATGGCCCGCGCACAACGCGCTGCGGGGCTGGACCGACCAGCACCGGGCCGGTGATCTGCGCACACCCATCGGGGTCTTCGCCCTCACCGACGCCGGCGGACGGCTGCGCGACCCCGGAACCCGGCTGCCGTACGATCACGGCGTCGGCTTCACCGCGACCGGGACCGGCTTCGAGGGCGAACCCCTGGCGGGCTCCTTCGACTACGTCGTCGCCATCAACTACAACCGCAAGCCGGGGACTTCACCGCTCGACTGGACCCGCCCGCTGGGCGACGGCCGCGGTGGCGGCATATGGCTCCACGTCGACCACGACGGACCCACCCAGGGTTGTGTGAGCATCGCGAAGGACCATATGAAGGCGCTGCTCCTGGCCCTGGACCCCGACAAGAAGCCCGTCGTCGTCATGGGCGACGCCGACTCCCTCGCCCGCTGA
- a CDS encoding DUF488 domain-containing protein has translation MSIRIRRVYDPPEPQDGVRVLVDRLWPRGVSKDAARVDEWPKALTPSNELRRWYHAGEGSYEEFARRYEAELAAPEAAELLDRLRELTGKGPLTLLTAVKTPEESHAAVLARLLG, from the coding sequence GTGAGCATCCGCATCCGCCGCGTCTACGACCCACCCGAGCCGCAGGACGGCGTGCGCGTCCTGGTCGACCGGCTGTGGCCGCGCGGGGTGTCGAAGGACGCGGCCCGCGTGGACGAGTGGCCCAAGGCGCTCACCCCGTCGAACGAACTGCGCCGCTGGTACCACGCGGGCGAGGGGTCGTACGAGGAGTTCGCGCGACGTTACGAGGCGGAGCTGGCCGCCCCTGAGGCGGCCGAACTCCTCGACCGCCTCAGGGAGTTGACCGGGAAGGGACCCCTGACGCTGCTGACGGCCGTGAAGACCCCCGAGGAGAGTCACGCGGCCGTCCTCGCCCGTCTGCTGGGCTGA
- a CDS encoding FAD-binding dehydrogenase, with translation MDADVIVVGAGLAGLVAAHELTSRGRRVALVDQENSNNLGGQAFWSFGGLFLVDSPEQRRLKIKDSFELAWNDWQGSAGFDRVDDEDSWAVRWARAYVEFAAGEKRSWLEGHGIKFLPTVGWAERGDLRAHGHGNSVPRFHIAWGTGTGVVEPFVGYAKQAARDGLLTFYYRHQVDELVIEDGQARGVRGTVLAEDTSARGVKSNRDRVGDFELTAQAVVVTTGGIGADHDIVRRYWPERLGTPPAEMVTGVPAYVDGRMLDISAQAGVRLVNRDRMWHYTEGLQNWDPIWPGHGIRILPGPSSMWFDALGRRLPDPCLPGYDTLGTLKYLRTTEDIAGYDHSWFILTQKIIEKEFALSGSEQNPDITAKDRAGFLKERVLGKGAPGPVDAFLRKGADFVTAPNLEQLVEKMNGLTEKPLLDAATVRRQIEARDLQLANSYSKDAQVQGIRNARRYIGDRLGRVATPHRILDPSAGPLIGVKLHILTRKTLGGIQTDLDSRALGVDGQPVGGLYAAGEVAGFGGGGVHGYNALEGTFLGGCLFSGRAAGRAAAQQTG, from the coding sequence ATGGATGCCGACGTCATCGTCGTCGGAGCGGGCCTCGCGGGTCTCGTTGCCGCACATGAACTCACCAGCAGGGGCCGCCGGGTCGCCCTGGTGGACCAGGAGAACTCCAACAACCTGGGCGGACAGGCCTTCTGGTCGTTCGGCGGGCTGTTCCTGGTCGACTCACCGGAGCAGCGGCGCCTGAAGATCAAGGACTCCTTCGAGCTGGCCTGGAACGACTGGCAGGGCAGCGCCGGGTTCGACCGCGTGGACGACGAGGACTCCTGGGCGGTGCGCTGGGCGCGGGCCTACGTCGAGTTCGCGGCGGGCGAGAAACGGTCCTGGCTGGAGGGGCACGGCATCAAGTTCCTGCCCACCGTCGGCTGGGCCGAGCGCGGCGACCTCCGCGCCCACGGCCACGGCAACTCCGTACCCCGCTTCCACATCGCCTGGGGCACCGGCACCGGCGTGGTGGAACCCTTCGTGGGCTACGCCAAGCAGGCCGCCCGTGACGGGCTGCTGACCTTCTACTACCGCCACCAGGTCGACGAGCTCGTCATCGAGGACGGCCAGGCGCGCGGGGTGCGCGGCACCGTCCTCGCCGAGGACACCTCGGCCCGGGGCGTGAAGTCCAACCGCGACCGCGTCGGCGACTTCGAGCTCACCGCCCAGGCCGTCGTCGTCACCACCGGCGGCATCGGCGCCGACCACGACATCGTCCGCCGCTACTGGCCCGAGCGCCTCGGCACCCCGCCCGCCGAGATGGTCACCGGAGTCCCCGCCTACGTCGACGGCCGGATGCTCGACATCAGCGCGCAGGCGGGCGTACGGCTGGTCAACCGCGACCGGATGTGGCACTACACCGAGGGCCTGCAGAACTGGGACCCGATCTGGCCCGGACACGGCATCCGCATCCTGCCCGGACCGTCCTCGATGTGGTTCGACGCGCTCGGCCGCCGGCTGCCCGACCCGTGCCTGCCCGGCTACGACACCCTCGGCACCCTCAAGTACCTGCGCACCACCGAGGACATCGCCGGATACGACCACTCCTGGTTCATCCTCACCCAGAAGATCATCGAGAAGGAGTTCGCGCTCTCCGGCTCCGAGCAGAACCCCGACATCACCGCCAAGGACCGGGCGGGCTTCCTCAAGGAACGCGTGCTCGGCAAGGGTGCGCCGGGACCGGTCGACGCGTTCCTGCGCAAGGGCGCGGACTTCGTGACCGCCCCCAACCTGGAGCAGCTCGTCGAGAAGATGAACGGGTTGACCGAGAAGCCGCTGCTCGACGCGGCCACGGTGCGCCGCCAGATCGAGGCCCGCGACCTCCAACTCGCCAACTCCTACAGCAAGGACGCCCAGGTGCAGGGCATCCGCAACGCCCGCCGCTACATCGGCGACCGTCTCGGCCGGGTCGCCACCCCGCACCGCATCCTCGACCCGTCGGCGGGCCCGCTGATCGGCGTCAAGCTGCACATCCTCACCCGCAAGACCCTCGGCGGCATCCAGACCGACCTGGACTCCCGGGCGCTCGGCGTCGACGGGCAGCCGGTGGGGGGCCTGTACGCGGCCGGTGAGGTGGCTGGCTTCGGCGGTGGCGGCGTGCACGGCTACAACGCGCTGGAGGGCACCTTCCTCGGCGGCTGTCTGTTCTCCGGGCGGGCGGCGGGACGGGCCGCCGCCCAGCAGACCGGCTGA
- a CDS encoding TetR/AcrR family transcriptional regulator, which translates to MVAERTARRVTRRRVRTRANLLDAAFEVFAAKGFGRVSIEEVCEAAGYSRGAFYSNFDSLDELFFALYRQRADLIAEQVAGALALDGPALDVPESVDRVTEVLLLDVDWLLVKTDFLVHAARDPAVAQSLLEHRERLRAAIADRLARATGHTALPAVFDGIDGAARAVVAAYDGVTTQLLLDKDVDSARAWLKQLLTALLTDGSGTPE; encoded by the coding sequence ATGGTGGCGGAGCGGACGGCACGGCGCGTGACCAGGCGTCGCGTGCGGACACGGGCCAATCTGCTCGACGCCGCCTTCGAGGTGTTCGCCGCCAAAGGGTTCGGCCGGGTCTCGATCGAGGAGGTCTGCGAAGCCGCCGGCTACAGCCGGGGCGCCTTCTACTCGAACTTCGACAGCCTCGACGAGCTGTTCTTCGCCCTCTACCGGCAGCGCGCCGACCTGATCGCCGAGCAGGTCGCCGGGGCGCTGGCACTGGACGGACCCGCGCTCGACGTACCGGAGTCCGTGGACCGGGTCACCGAGGTGCTGCTGCTCGATGTGGACTGGCTGCTGGTGAAGACCGACTTCCTGGTGCACGCGGCCCGGGACCCGGCCGTCGCGCAGAGCCTGCTGGAGCACCGCGAGCGACTGCGCGCGGCCATCGCCGACCGGCTCGCCCGGGCCACCGGGCACACCGCACTGCCCGCCGTGTTCGACGGCATCGACGGCGCCGCCCGTGCGGTCGTCGCCGCCTACGACGGGGTCACCACCCAACTGCTGCTGGACAAGGACGTCGACAGCGCCCGCGCCTGGCTCAAGCAACTGCTCACCGCCCTGCTGACCGACGGCAGCGGCACCCCCGAATGA